Proteins encoded in a region of the Manduca sexta isolate Smith_Timp_Sample1 chromosome 9, JHU_Msex_v1.0, whole genome shotgun sequence genome:
- the LOC115447464 gene encoding luciferin 4-monooxygenase: MSPRIRYNAVHWYMNDLTSKIVAESGVSTDIYHLGKIIFYSMRSDPDLILHIDGVTSESETFGAALKRTVHCARAFKEIGLKTGDVIVLMAPNHLDAAIPLYAALYLGIATAPIHEGCSVSELEDTLRITEPKAIFCQSNKIKDVQQVLGDLSLNSKVVPFDKGSHECFPDFLETYGKGQTVEEFRAADFDPEETIAFLISTSGSTGLPKKAMLTHKNLVITGPNLWIRSTKFPTPTRMALVSAPLQWVSALVTYIMSPYMKYPRIQSSQPCTLDHFCYLMNTYKPSFAILSPTVMISLMKSENGAKCDFSCLTELFIGGSAVSKDLIDDIKKIIPNAFVKNLYGLSETAMMVFEDDVVPPGSIGLRMPCFEYKLVDADRNEILVPNVPGELYLRGPGVFKGYYRNPEMTQEAFDGDWFKTGDMFYRDENWYYFFVERIKSLLKYKSFQISPVELEMLIRQHPGVQDVAVTGIEDPECGDLPVALVVPKPGTKVDAQEIKDLVKEKLIDAKQLRGGVVFLEGLPLTKTTKLDRKKLKELVLEMKRE, encoded by the exons ATGTCGCCACGCATTCGATACAATGCTGTACATTGGTACATGAATGATCTGACATCGAAGATCGTCGCTGAATCCGGCGTCTCGACAGACATATACCATCTTGGAAAGATAATATTCTACAGCATGAGAAGCGATCCAGACTTAATTTTACAT ATAGATGGAGTTACAAGCGAATCGGAAACATTCGGAGCTGCTTTAAAAAGAACAGTGCACTGTGCCAGAGCCTTCAAGGAGATAGGTTTAAAAACAGGCGATGTTATTGTACTCATGGCTCCTAATCATTTGGACGCGGCAATACCATTATACGCTGCACTGTATCTTGGTATAGCGACAGCACCTATTCACGAAGGATGTAGTGtta gtgAGCTAGAAGACACACTCAGAATCACGGAACCAAAAGCAATATTCTGTCAAAGCAACAAAATCAAAGATGTACAACAAGTTCTCGGCGATCTCAGTTTGAATTCGAAGGTAGTGCCATTCGATAAGGGAAGTCATGAGTGCTTCCCGGACTTTCTAGAAACATACGGAAAGGGACAGACTGTAGAAGAGTTCAG agCTGCAGATTTTGATCCAGAAGAAACGATAGCTTTTCTAATAAGTACGAGCGGTTCAACTGGATTACCTAAAAAAGCTATGCTAACTCATAAAAACTTAGTCATCACGGGGCCTAATctgtg GATAAGGTCAACAAAGTTCCCGACACCAACAAGAATGGCTCTAGTGTCAGCACCGCTGCAGTGGGTATCAGCTTTAGTTACCTATATAATGTCTCCGTATATGAAATATCCTCGTATTCAGTCATCGCAGCCTTGCACTCTTGATCACTTCTGCTACCTGATGAACACTTATAAG ccttcattcgCCATCCTAAGCCCTACAGTCATGATAAGTCTGATGAAATCTGAGAACGGTGCTAAATGCGACTTTTCTTGCCTCACTGAACTATTCATTGGAGGCAGTGCTGTCAGCAAAGATCTAATTGATGAtataaaa aaaATAATTCCTAACGCTTTCGTAAAAAACCTGTACGGGCTAAGTGAGACTGCCATGATGGTTTTCGAAGATGATGTCGTGCCACCTGGAAGTATCGGACTACGAATGCCTTGCTTTGAATACAAG TTGGTAGACGCAGATAGAAATGAAATTCTTGTACCTAATGTTCCTGGGGAATTGTATTTGAGAGGTCCAGGAGTATTTAAG ggaTACTACAGAAACCCAGAAATGACGCAAGAAGCGTTTGATGGTGACTGGTTCAAGACAGGCGACATGTTTTACAGAGATGAAAATTGGTATTACTTTTTCGTCGAACGAATAAAGTCATTACTAAAATACAAAAGCTTCCAG ATATCTCCCGTCGAACTAGAGATGCTCATTCGTCAACACCCTGGAGTCCAGGATGTTGCAGTAACAGGTATCGAGGACCCTGAATGCGGAGACTTGCCTGTCGCACTCGTGGTTCCAAAACCGGGGACGAAAGTCGATGCACaggaaataaaagatttagTTAAAG AAAAATTAATAGACGCAAAACAACTTCGCGGTGGTGTGGTGTTCCTCGAAGGGTTGCCTCTAACGAAAACAACGAAGCTTGACAGGAAGAAACTAAAGGAATTGGTGCTAGAAATGAAAAGAGaataa
- the LOC115447462 gene encoding luciferin 4-monooxygenase, with product MAQREHVHAHDSIHWFMADLTSRVVAKSGVPTDIYHLGKIVLQSLSDAPDFVNQIDGATDEDETNASVMDRSIRCAINFRKLGLVTNDVITIMAPNHLDVTVPFYAALYLGLPIASVDVNFGIMELEAAFRVNRPKLILCQSEKSSDIQTALRKCNLDARIITFDQCDGFLNFSNLLEINGDEKAVTEFKANDFDPVETIAIISSTSGTTGLPKSAALTHKNLRISVAYNWLSFETYPSPTKMAIVSFPLQWLSAVFSYIFSPILRFTRLQSSKPMLKEDFYKFINKYRPTSLFLTPTLARMLLNAEDVDTCDFSCIVHACLGGSAISQAVIDDVKRTMPQAKIIVYYGLSEVGGFTFYDAFPAKSSLGRPIGCLSYRLVDVESGNDINEPNVPGELWLKGPTTFKGYYNNPEATAEIYKDGWIKTGDVLYRDEHWNFYYVERFKQLLKYKNYQVSPTELEEVIKQHPGVYEVAVTGITDPECGDLPIACVIRKPGHTVTAQEIKDLVKDSLADSKQLRGGVTFVTEIPMTVTTKINRRKLKELVPSLNRE from the exons ATGGCGCAAAGAGAGCACGTGCACGCCCATGACTCAATTCACTGGTTCATGGCGGATTTGACTTCGAGGGTAGTTGCAAAATCAGGCGTGCCCACCGACATATACCACCTCGGCAAGATCGTACTGCAGAGTTTAAGTGATGCTCCGGATTTCGTTAACCAG ATCGATGGCGCTACAGATGAAGACGAAACAAATGCCTCTGTAATGGACAGATCGATTCGTTGTgcaattaattttagaaaattaggCCTTGTTACAAACGACGTTATTACTATAATGGCGCCTAACCACCTAGATGTAACTGTTCCGTTCTACGCAGCGTTGTATCTCGGTTTGCCAATTGCTTCTGTTGATGTCAATTTTGGAATTA TGGAGCTGGAGGCAGCATTCCGAGTAAACAGGCCTAAGCTGATTTTGTGTCAAAGTGAAAAGTCATCAGATATTCAAACAGCCTTAAGAAAATGTAATTTGGACGCCAGAATCATTACTTTCGATCAATGCGACGGCTTTTTAAATTTCTCaaatttattggaaataaatggTGATGAAAAGGCTGTAACAGAATTTAA AGCAAATGATTTCGATCCTGTAGAAACAATTGCCATAATTTCTTCAACTAGTGGCACTACCGGGTTGCCTAAAAGCGCTGCCCTAACCCACAAGAACTTAAGGATTTCTGTGGCTTACAATTG GTTGTCTTTCGAAACATATCCTTCACCAACTAAAATGGCTATCGTAAGTTTTCCTTTGCAATGGCTCTCAGCTGTGTTCAGCTATATTTTTTCGCCTATTTTGCGATTCACAAGACTACAGTCCTCGAAACCAATGCTTAAAGAAGATTTCTACAAGTTTATTAACAAATACAGA cctacttcattatttttaacccCTACATTAGCAAGAATGCTTCTGAATGCGGAAGATGTCGATACATGTGATTTTAGTTGTATCGTTCATGCCTGTTTGGGAGGCAGTGCCATTTCACAAGCAGTAATTGATGACGTAAAG AGAACAATGCCTCAAGCAaagattattgtttattacgGTTTGAGCGAAGTCGGCGGTTTTACTTTCTACGATGCTTTTCCAGCTAAGTCATCTCTTGGTAGACCAATAGGATGTTTAAGTTATCGT ttggTGGATGTAGAATCTGGTAATGATATAAACGAGCCAAATGTCCCTGGGGAGTTGTGGTTGAAAGGACCCACTACTTTCAAG GGATACTACAATAACCCAGAAGCAACTGCAGAAATCTACAAGGATGGTTGGATAAAGACAGGCGATGTGCTGTACAGAGACGAGCATTGGAACTTTTATTATGTCGAGCGATTCAAGCAATTGCTcaagtataaaaattatcag GTGTCTCCTACAGAACTAGAAGAAGTTATAAAACAACATCCAGGCGTTTACGAAGTAGCCGTTACCGGTATAACAGATCCTGAATGTGGGGACTTACCAATCGCCTGTGTGATTCGGAAACCAGGGCACACAGTGACTGCGCAAGAAATTAAGGATTTAGTCAAAg ATTCCCTCGCTGATTCTAAGCAGCTAAGAGGCGGGGTGACGTTTGTTACCGAAATTCCGATGACAGTAACTACGAAGATTAACAGGAGAAAATTAAAGGAGTTAGTGCCGAGTTTGAACAGAGAATAA